Proteins encoded together in one Impatiens glandulifera chromosome 1, dImpGla2.1, whole genome shotgun sequence window:
- the LOC124940426 gene encoding centromere protein C isoform X2 — protein MIGIGDGIQSSELMDPLQKLSGLSLFPRTFTDLKKKNVSNSSKSDALEFIHDSMKSKDCRSPNKLSEQANTIIDEVSELLDTNFASLVTNEKPSDTIREMRKGNPEERRPALGRKRPRFSMKPQSSQPDASLEPSLDIDKLEDPEEFLMAYEKLENARMELKRLKGSDLSTLDEHSPIRAEERRRPGLLGKAAHYKHHTYEKDDKIVVSQETSEQEIMNSNHCSPEKEAPIDETQERDIICSISETERRVNNVLDELLSDKCESLDGNGALSFLQEHLQIKPIDLDKLCLPDFPDVGKIDIKHVKEKLVKPPKVSSVVQNILKSISDKTPQKDNKAVPESPSSSIASPTPPKNPFASIYLLKKSILKSREKSHVSDVSNSDKMESTTNVHVDDRSPAEIIPYDSIDLSNKCSEMEDTDYVRRAANDTDILMTSNEMQKNVGDMPQEEDKPVSGSPRSTIASPSPPKNPFAPLFVLKRSTSKSRKKSHDALMSLDPFPSREFSDAEHFDQTMIDSDNTESTTNEHVEITVVDKSPTEIIACDSIHLSNKCVEMEDTDHFRGAANDNVILMTPNEMQENAGEVQQVALVQCQHDTDVTKGTPMINTSDQTEVQNKVQEIVEDQSHDAILDANIEFPASGTSKRSKAQLGQSSSVAVSLHATGEPSKSPVKVSVQENKEPSLDSRRNSKKPANGVRQRKKLSHRQSLADAGTSWTSGVRRSSRIKMRPLEYWKGERFLYGRVHESLTTVIGVKYMSPTKGEGKETLKVKPFKDEYSKLVEFAALH, from the exons ATGATAGGCATTGGCGATGGAATTCAGAGCTCGGAATTGATGGATCCTCTTCAAAAGTTGTCTGGTCTCTCGCTTTTCCCCCGGACGTTTACGGATTTAAAGAAGAAGAACGTCTCCAATTCCAGCAAATCCGATGCCCTCGAATTTATCCACGACTCCATGAAATCGAAG GACTGTAGAAGTCCCAACAAGCTATCAGAGCAGGCAAATACGATTATAGATGAAGTATCGGAGCTTCTAGATACAAACTTCGCCAGTTTAGTTACTAACGAGAAGCCGAGTGACACGATCCGTGAGATGAGAAAGGGGAATCCAGAAGAAAGAAGGCCTGCACTGGGGCGTAAACGGCCTCGTTTCTCTATGAAACCACAATCGAG TCAGCCAGATGCAAGTCTGGAACCAAGTCTGGACATTGATAAACTGGAAGACCCGGAAGAATTTTTAATGGCATATGAAAAGCTAGAAA ATGCTAGAATGGAACTAAAGAGGCTGAAGGGTTCCGATCTATCTACGTTAGACGAGCATAGTCCTATCAGAGCTGAAGAGCGCCGTCGACCTGGATTATTAGG GAAGGCAGCACACTACAAGCATCACACTTATGAAAAAGATGATAAGATTGTGGTTTCACAAGAGACATCAGAACAGGAAATTATGAACTCAAATCATTGTTCACCAGAAAAAGAAGCTCCTATTGATGAAACACAGGAAAGAGACATCATCT GTTCAATTAGTGAGACTGAAAGGAGGGTTAATAATGTCCTGGACGAACTACTATCTGATAAATGCGAGAGCTTAGATGGGAATGGAGCATTATCCTTCTTGCAAGAGCATTTGCAGATAAAACCCATTGATTTAGATAAATTATGTCTTCCTGATTTTCCTGATGTTGGAAAGATTGACATTAAGCATGTTAAAGAAAAGTTAGTAAAGCCTCCTAAAGTCTCGTCAGTTGTGCAAAATATCTTGAAAAGCATCAGTGACAAAACACCTCAGAAAGATAATAAAGCAGTACCAGAAAGCCCCAGTAGCTCTATAGCTTCTCCCACTCCGCCAAAAAATCCATTTGCTTCAATATATTTGTTGAAGAAAAGCATCTTGAAATCAAGAGAGAAGTCCCATGTATCAGATGTGAGCAACTCTGATAAAATGGAGTCAACTACGAATGTACATGTTGATGACAGGAGTCCAGCAGAGATTATACCATATGATTCAATTGATCTTTCTAATAA GTGCTCTGAGATGGAGGATACTGACTATGTCAGAAGAGCTGCTAACGATACTGATATTCTGATGACATCCAATGAGATGCAGAAAAAT GTAGGAGATATGCCACAAGAGGAAGATAAACCAGTATCAGGAAGCCCCAGGAGTACTATAGCTTCTCCCTCTCCGCCAAAAAATCCATTTGCTCCACTATTTGTATTGAAGAGAAGCACCTCGAAATCAAGGAAGAAGTCCCATGATGCATTAATGTCTTTAGATCCATTCCCTTCTAGAGAATTTTCTGACGCTGAACATTTTGATCAAACGATGATCGACTCTGATAACACGGAGTCAACTACAAATGAACATGTTGAAATTACTGTTGTTGACAAGAGTCCAACAGAGATTATAGCATGTGATTCCATTCATCTTTCTAACAA GTGCGTAGAGATGGAGGATACTGACCATTTCAGAGGAGCTGCTAATGATAATGTTATTCTGATGACACCTAATGAGATGCAGGAAAAT GCTGGAGAGGTGCAACAAGTGGCATTGGTTCAGTGTCAACATGATACGGATGTTACTAAGGGCACGCCTATGATAAACACCAGTGATCAGACAGAAGTACAAAATAAAGTTCAGGAAATT GTTGAGGACCAGTCACATGATGCCATACTTGACGCCAATATTGAATTCCCAGCATCAGGAACTTCAAAGAGAAGTAAAGCTCAGCTAG GTCAATCAAGTTCTGTTGCAGTGTCTCTCCATGCAACTGGTGAACCCTCTAAAAGTCCAGTTAAGGTATCAGTACAAGAGAACAAG GAACCTTCATTAGATTCTCGAAGAAATTCTAAAAAGCCAGCAAATGGTGTTCGCCAAAGGAAAAAACTTTCTCATAGGCAAAGTTTAGCAG ACGCTGGTACATCTTGGACATCTGGAGTAAGGAGAAGCAGCAGAATCAAGATGAGGCCCCTGGAATACTGGAAGGGAGAAAGGTTTCTCTATGGACGTGTGCATGAAA GTCTAACAACTGTAATCGGGGTTAAGTATATGTCTCCAACAAAAGGGGAGGGTAAGGAAACCTTGAAGGTCAAGCCTTTCAAAGATGAGTACAGTAAACTTGTTGAATTTGCAGCTCTTCATTGA
- the LOC124940426 gene encoding centromere protein C isoform X1, with protein sequence MIGIGDGIQSSELMDPLQKLSGLSLFPRTFTDLKKKNVSNSSKSDALEFIHDSMKSKDCRSPNKLSEQANTIIDEVSELLDTNFASLVTNEKPSDTIREMRKGNPEERRPALGRKRPRFSMKPQSSQPDASLEPSLDIDKLEDPEEFLMAYEKLENARMELKRLKGSDLSTLDEHSPIRAEERRRPGLLGKAAHYKHHTYEKDDKIVVSQETSEQEIMNSNHCSPEKEAPIDETQERDIICSISETERRVNNVLDELLSDKCESLDGNGALSFLQEHLQIKPIDLDKLCLPDFPDVGKIDIKHVKEKLVKPPKVSSVVQNILKSISDKTPQKDNKAVPESPSSSIASPTPPKNPFASIYLLKKSILKSREKSHVSDVSNSDKMESTTNVHVDDRSPAEIIPYDSIDLSNKCSEMEDTDYVRRAANDTDILMTSNEMQKNVGDMPQEEDKPVSGSPRSTIASPSPPKNPFAPLFVLKRSTSKSRKKSHDALMSLDPFPSREFSDAEHFDQTMIDSDNTESTTNEHVEITVVDKSPTEIIACDSIHLSNKCVEMEDTDHFRGAANDNVILMTPNEMQENAGEVQQVALVQCQHDTDVTKGTPMINTSDQTEVQNKVQEIVEDQSHDAILDANIEFPASGTSKRSKAQLGQSSSVAVSLHATGEPSKSPVKVSVQENKQQEPSLDSRRNSKKPANGVRQRKKLSHRQSLADAGTSWTSGVRRSSRIKMRPLEYWKGERFLYGRVHESLTTVIGVKYMSPTKGEGKETLKVKPFKDEYSKLVEFAALH encoded by the exons ATGATAGGCATTGGCGATGGAATTCAGAGCTCGGAATTGATGGATCCTCTTCAAAAGTTGTCTGGTCTCTCGCTTTTCCCCCGGACGTTTACGGATTTAAAGAAGAAGAACGTCTCCAATTCCAGCAAATCCGATGCCCTCGAATTTATCCACGACTCCATGAAATCGAAG GACTGTAGAAGTCCCAACAAGCTATCAGAGCAGGCAAATACGATTATAGATGAAGTATCGGAGCTTCTAGATACAAACTTCGCCAGTTTAGTTACTAACGAGAAGCCGAGTGACACGATCCGTGAGATGAGAAAGGGGAATCCAGAAGAAAGAAGGCCTGCACTGGGGCGTAAACGGCCTCGTTTCTCTATGAAACCACAATCGAG TCAGCCAGATGCAAGTCTGGAACCAAGTCTGGACATTGATAAACTGGAAGACCCGGAAGAATTTTTAATGGCATATGAAAAGCTAGAAA ATGCTAGAATGGAACTAAAGAGGCTGAAGGGTTCCGATCTATCTACGTTAGACGAGCATAGTCCTATCAGAGCTGAAGAGCGCCGTCGACCTGGATTATTAGG GAAGGCAGCACACTACAAGCATCACACTTATGAAAAAGATGATAAGATTGTGGTTTCACAAGAGACATCAGAACAGGAAATTATGAACTCAAATCATTGTTCACCAGAAAAAGAAGCTCCTATTGATGAAACACAGGAAAGAGACATCATCT GTTCAATTAGTGAGACTGAAAGGAGGGTTAATAATGTCCTGGACGAACTACTATCTGATAAATGCGAGAGCTTAGATGGGAATGGAGCATTATCCTTCTTGCAAGAGCATTTGCAGATAAAACCCATTGATTTAGATAAATTATGTCTTCCTGATTTTCCTGATGTTGGAAAGATTGACATTAAGCATGTTAAAGAAAAGTTAGTAAAGCCTCCTAAAGTCTCGTCAGTTGTGCAAAATATCTTGAAAAGCATCAGTGACAAAACACCTCAGAAAGATAATAAAGCAGTACCAGAAAGCCCCAGTAGCTCTATAGCTTCTCCCACTCCGCCAAAAAATCCATTTGCTTCAATATATTTGTTGAAGAAAAGCATCTTGAAATCAAGAGAGAAGTCCCATGTATCAGATGTGAGCAACTCTGATAAAATGGAGTCAACTACGAATGTACATGTTGATGACAGGAGTCCAGCAGAGATTATACCATATGATTCAATTGATCTTTCTAATAA GTGCTCTGAGATGGAGGATACTGACTATGTCAGAAGAGCTGCTAACGATACTGATATTCTGATGACATCCAATGAGATGCAGAAAAAT GTAGGAGATATGCCACAAGAGGAAGATAAACCAGTATCAGGAAGCCCCAGGAGTACTATAGCTTCTCCCTCTCCGCCAAAAAATCCATTTGCTCCACTATTTGTATTGAAGAGAAGCACCTCGAAATCAAGGAAGAAGTCCCATGATGCATTAATGTCTTTAGATCCATTCCCTTCTAGAGAATTTTCTGACGCTGAACATTTTGATCAAACGATGATCGACTCTGATAACACGGAGTCAACTACAAATGAACATGTTGAAATTACTGTTGTTGACAAGAGTCCAACAGAGATTATAGCATGTGATTCCATTCATCTTTCTAACAA GTGCGTAGAGATGGAGGATACTGACCATTTCAGAGGAGCTGCTAATGATAATGTTATTCTGATGACACCTAATGAGATGCAGGAAAAT GCTGGAGAGGTGCAACAAGTGGCATTGGTTCAGTGTCAACATGATACGGATGTTACTAAGGGCACGCCTATGATAAACACCAGTGATCAGACAGAAGTACAAAATAAAGTTCAGGAAATT GTTGAGGACCAGTCACATGATGCCATACTTGACGCCAATATTGAATTCCCAGCATCAGGAACTTCAAAGAGAAGTAAAGCTCAGCTAG GTCAATCAAGTTCTGTTGCAGTGTCTCTCCATGCAACTGGTGAACCCTCTAAAAGTCCAGTTAAGGTATCAGTACAAGAGAACAAG CAACAGGAACCTTCATTAGATTCTCGAAGAAATTCTAAAAAGCCAGCAAATGGTGTTCGCCAAAGGAAAAAACTTTCTCATAGGCAAAGTTTAGCAG ACGCTGGTACATCTTGGACATCTGGAGTAAGGAGAAGCAGCAGAATCAAGATGAGGCCCCTGGAATACTGGAAGGGAGAAAGGTTTCTCTATGGACGTGTGCATGAAA GTCTAACAACTGTAATCGGGGTTAAGTATATGTCTCCAACAAAAGGGGAGGGTAAGGAAACCTTGAAGGTCAAGCCTTTCAAAGATGAGTACAGTAAACTTGTTGAATTTGCAGCTCTTCATTGA
- the LOC124920855 gene encoding DNA-repair protein XRCC1 gives MSDLKKNTSRNLPSWMSSQENTSSKSQAKNPTDVSVNENRNVGGSSTTSRENEKAPETNNPSKNENRRRKSESDQGIASFSRLMEGVVFALSGFVNPERGMLRTQALEMGAEYQPDWNSNCTLLICAFANTPKCRQVKAECGTIVSKEWISECYAQKKLIDIESYLMHAGQPWKKQNILDEPKEDQKSSANREPQLPADRQSHLNHATTSRPSKSGTANPVIDYFSPSMLKKWAVDDLSKTITWLRSQEEKPEESEIKKIAAEGILTCIQDAINSLEKKEDMHQVIEQWSFLPRVVEELAKLEKGGKDALSFPKEELHKQALICKKIYEEEFKIAEDDSVVRKRKQIKADENNTNQKKRNKAINGAQGYDSDDTIEMTEEEIEHGYNTVASKLCK, from the exons ATGTCTGATCTAAAGAAGAACACAAGCCGAAATCTCCCGTCATGGATGAGTTCACAGGAGAATACGAGTAGTAAATCACAAGCTAAGAACCCTACTGATGTTTCTGTAAATGAGAATAGAAATGTAGGTGGATCTTCCACGACTAGTAGAGAAAATGAAAAAGCACCCGAAACTAACAATCCTTCCAAGAATGAAAATCGGAGAAGAAAATCTGAATCTGATCAGGGGATTGCAAGCTTCTCAAGACTTATG GAAGGAGTTGTATTTGCTCTATCAGGTTTTGTTAATCCAGAACGTGGCATGTTACGAACCCAGGCTCTGGAAATGGGAGCTGAATATCAACCTGATTGGAACTCAAATTGCACTCTCCTAATTTGTGCTTTTGCAAACACACCCAAGTGTCGACAAGTCAAAGCAGAATGTGGAACTATTGTTTCTAAG GAATGGATATCAGAGTGTTATGCTCAAAAAAAGCTTATTGACATTGAAAGTTACCTCATGCATGCTGGACAACCATGGAAAAAGCAAAACATTTTGGATGAGCCAAAAGAAG ACCAGAAATCTTCAGCAAATAGAGAACCCCAGTTGCCAGCAGATCGTCAATCACATCTTAACCATGCTACTACATCTAGACCGTCCAAG AGTGGAACTGCTAATCCTGTTATCGATTATTTCTCTCCTTCAATGTTGAAGAAGTGGGCTGTTGATGATTTGAGTAAAACCATCACGTGGCTGAGGAGCCAAGAAGAGAAG CCAGAGGAAAGTGAGATAAAGAAAATAGCTGCTGAAGGAATTCTAACATGTATACAGGATGCCATCAATTCCCTTGAGAAAAAAGAG GATATGCATCAAGTGATCGAGCAGTGGAGTTTTCTTCCTCGTGTGGTTGAGGAGCTAGCAAAGCTTGAAAAGGGTGGGAAAGATGCCCTGTCATTTCCAAAGGAAGAGCTTCACAAGCAAGCGTTAATTTGTAAGAAAATCTACGAGGAAGAGTTTAAGATTGCAGAAGATGATTCAGTTGTAAGAAAGAGAAAGCAGATAAAAGCAGATGAAAACAATACCAACCAGAAGAAGAGAAACAAGGCGATTAATGGCGCACAAGGATATGACAGCGATGATACTATAGAGATGACAGAAGAGGAAATAGAGCATGGGTATAATACTGTAGCTTCTAAGCTTTGTAAATGA